In one window of Pseudanabaena sp. BC1403 DNA:
- the nuoK gene encoding NADH-quinone oxidoreductase subunit NuoK, with translation MSLEPFLIIAAALFCIGIYGLITSRNAVRVLMSVELMLNAVNLNLMAFSNFLDSASIRGQVFTIFVISIAAAEAAVGLAIVLSIYRSRDTVDMEQFNLLRW, from the coding sequence ATGTCTTTAGAACCTTTTTTGATTATTGCCGCTGCACTCTTTTGTATTGGCATCTATGGCTTAATTACCAGTCGTAATGCTGTACGTGTATTAATGTCAGTAGAATTAATGCTAAATGCCGTAAACCTTAATCTAATGGCATTTTCTAACTTCTTAGATTCGGCAAGTATTCGTGGTCAAGTATTTACGATCTTTGTAATTTCGATCGCTGCTGCCGAAGCCGCTGTTGGTCTTGCGATCGTGTTGTCGATCTATCGCAGTCGCGATACCGTGGATATGGAGCAGTTCAATTTGCTGCGTTGGTAA
- the ndhI gene encoding NAD(P)H-quinone oxidoreductase subunit I, whose protein sequence is MKFLNKVGEYTKDAIQAAKYIGQGMSVTFDHMRRRPITVQYPYEKLIPSERFRGRIHFEFDKCISCEVCVRVCPINLPVVDWTFNTEMKKKELKSYSIDFGVCIFCGNCVEYCPTNALSMTEEYDLSTFDRHELNFDSVALGRMPTKVTEDPFVKPIRELAYLPKGVIEGHEVPHTARRAGLRPEEIAEATSENK, encoded by the coding sequence CTGAAATTCCTCAATAAAGTTGGTGAATACACCAAAGACGCGATCCAAGCTGCCAAGTATATCGGGCAAGGCATGTCGGTAACATTTGACCATATGCGTCGTCGTCCGATTACTGTGCAATATCCCTACGAAAAGCTAATTCCTTCAGAGCGCTTTCGTGGACGCATTCACTTTGAGTTTGATAAGTGTATTTCCTGCGAAGTATGTGTGCGCGTATGTCCGATTAACTTGCCTGTAGTTGACTGGACATTCAACACAGAAATGAAGAAAAAGGAACTCAAGAGTTACAGTATTGACTTTGGAGTATGTATCTTTTGTGGTAACTGTGTGGAATACTGCCCCACTAATGCCTTGTCAATGACCGAAGAATACGATCTGTCTACATTCGATCGCCATGAATTGAACTTTGATAGCGTTGCCCTCGGACGGATGCCCACCAAAGTTACTGAAGATCCTTTTGTTAAGCCGATCCGTGAGCTTGCCTATTTGCCAAAGGGTGTCATCGAAGGGCATGAAGTACCTCACACTGCTAGACGTGCTGGCTTGCGCCCCGAAGAAATTGCCGAAGCCACTTCTGAGAATAAATAA
- the nuoH gene encoding NADH-quinone oxidoreductase subunit NuoH, with protein MYGGIDLQRSLIEILTGLGLPADVAKVIWMLLPMAVMVLGVTVGALVCTWLERKISAAAQQRIGPEYAGPFGLLIPIADVAKLVIKQGTIPAKADPLLYTIGPALVFTSVFLCYLVIPFGQNLIISDIGTGVFFIIAISSVAPIGLLMAGYSSNNKYSLLGGLRAAAQSISYEIPLALAVLAVALMTNGLSTIDIVNQQAEYGILSWNIWRQPIGFVIFIIAALAECERLPFDLPEAEEELVAGYQTEYSGIRFAFFYGGSYANLLLAGLLASILYLGGWELPFPIDRISEALGIEANTAWWQVLAAFIGLTSTLVKTYAFIFFAILLRWTVPRVRIDQLLDLGWKFLLPIGLANLLITAALKLAFPFAFGG; from the coding sequence ATGTACGGTGGAATTGATTTACAAAGATCTTTAATTGAAATCCTGACAGGGCTAGGATTGCCAGCCGATGTCGCCAAAGTGATTTGGATGTTATTGCCCATGGCAGTAATGGTTTTAGGCGTAACAGTCGGCGCATTGGTATGCACATGGCTAGAACGAAAAATCTCCGCCGCCGCTCAACAACGGATTGGGCCTGAATATGCGGGCCCTTTTGGACTGTTGATCCCGATCGCAGACGTAGCCAAGTTAGTCATCAAGCAAGGCACGATCCCCGCTAAAGCTGATCCTTTGCTCTACACAATCGGGCCAGCGCTGGTATTTACATCTGTCTTCTTATGTTATTTAGTCATTCCCTTTGGTCAAAACCTGATCATCTCTGACATTGGTACGGGCGTATTCTTTATCATTGCCATTTCCAGCGTTGCCCCAATTGGTTTGCTGATGGCGGGTTACTCTTCCAACAATAAGTACTCCTTGCTTGGTGGTTTGCGTGCTGCTGCGCAATCGATTAGCTATGAAATTCCTCTTGCACTAGCTGTTCTTGCCGTAGCCTTGATGACTAACGGACTTAGTACCATTGATATTGTCAACCAACAAGCTGAATATGGCATTCTCTCTTGGAATATTTGGAGACAACCAATTGGCTTCGTAATCTTTATCATTGCGGCTCTTGCAGAATGTGAGCGACTGCCCTTTGACTTGCCTGAAGCTGAAGAAGAACTAGTTGCTGGTTATCAGACTGAATATTCAGGAATCAGATTTGCTTTCTTCTACGGTGGTTCCTACGCCAACCTCTTGCTAGCAGGTTTGCTAGCATCAATTCTCTACCTCGGTGGCTGGGAATTGCCTTTCCCTATTGACAGAATTAGCGAAGCCTTGGGGATTGAAGCGAATACAGCTTGGTGGCAGGTTTTAGCAGCATTTATTGGGCTAACGTCAACCCTAGTTAAAACTTACGCTTTTATCTTTTTTGCAATCCTCTTGCGTTGGACTGTTCCTCGCGTTCGCATCGACCAACTGCTTGACCTCGGCTGGAAATTCCTATTACCAATTGGACTTGCAAATCTGCTGATTACCGCAGCTTTGAAGTTGGCTTTTCCTTTTGCGTTTGGCGGCTAG
- a CDS encoding NADH-quinone oxidoreductase subunit J, with translation MNNIGLGDGSQTVSLVVLTAMLISSAMGVVLLQNIVYAAFLLGACFISVAGLYLLLNADFVAAAQVLIYVGAVNILILFAIMLVNKRQDYQEVKYGALRSLVTGVVCLGLFALLGVTVTSTNWAVSPMIAKLPSTMVVIGQHFFSDYLLPFELASVLLLVALIGAIVLARRELVPDAVTVGQVEEDSLELLEKPKEQLVASK, from the coding sequence ATGAACAATATTGGTTTGGGCGATGGTTCGCAAACCGTATCCCTAGTTGTCTTAACAGCAATGCTAATTTCTTCGGCGATGGGTGTGGTACTTTTGCAAAATATCGTCTATGCTGCCTTTCTACTTGGAGCCTGTTTTATTAGTGTGGCGGGTTTGTATCTGTTGCTAAATGCTGATTTTGTGGCGGCGGCTCAGGTTTTAATCTATGTCGGTGCAGTCAATATTTTGATTCTGTTTGCGATCATGTTAGTGAATAAGCGCCAAGACTATCAAGAAGTCAAATATGGGGCTTTACGCAGTCTAGTTACGGGTGTTGTTTGCCTAGGCTTGTTTGCATTGTTAGGAGTCACTGTAACTTCAACGAATTGGGCTGTTAGTCCGATGATCGCCAAACTACCTTCGACAATGGTGGTGATCGGTCAGCATTTCTTTAGTGATTACTTACTGCCCTTTGAACTAGCATCGGTTTTACTTTTAGTTGCCCTAATTGGTGCGATCGTGCTTGCCCGTCGTGAGCTAGTGCCTGATGCTGTGACTGTTGGTCAAGTTGAGGAAGATTCACTTGAGTTATTAGAAAAGCCCAAAGAGCAACTTGTTGCTTCTAAATAA